In Meles meles chromosome 13, mMelMel3.1 paternal haplotype, whole genome shotgun sequence, the DNA window TGCTTTTTCGAACATCCCCAGCGTCCGCTCACCCCAGACGTGCAGCCCATTAGCACACGCCGTGCTTGGAGTTTCCAAGCTTCAGACTGGCCCATCCTCGCTTGTGCCGGGAGCGGGACAGTTTAACGACTCAGCAGGGTCACAGGACGGAGCTTCCCGCAATCAGGTCCGCAGAGGGGCCGTCGCTCGGCCTTCGCGAGGCCTTCCAAGGAGAACCGAACAAGGGCCGTCTGCGGTCCCTTCCGGACCTCCGCTTCCCCTCCTCCGCCGGAGCCCCCAGAAGGAGGGAGAACGGGTCCCCTCCCAGCCCGAGGGAGAAGCTGGGCTCTGTGTCCCGAGCCTGCAGGCGCCCTGCCTGGCGGGGCAGCACGGAGCACGGACACACGCACCGGCCCACACGCTCGACGGGGCCGTGACGGACGCACACCTGGTAGGGGGTGCCCAGCTTAGAAGGGCAGGAAGGACTCGTGGGGTCACGGGGGCAGAACTCTGTCCGCTGCCGTGAAAGGCTTCCCACGTCCCTGTAAGCAAGGACAGAACGACAGACGAGCGGCGCGCCCCGAGGGGAGAGAGCGGCCCCGCGGCCCTTCCACAGAGCTGCTTGCGGCCTGCTGGCCCGCCGCCGTCTCCCATGCCCTGTGCTGCTTCCTGTGACGTCGGAACAATCCAGAAGACTGACTTTTGTTTGTGAACGGTGGTCAAGAAAAGAGCTAAAATTCAAATTTGGAGCCAGAGACTGCGACAGGGCGGTCATCAGACGACCCAGGTGGTGCCCGTAAAGGCGAGCTCGCGGATTCTTCTTTTAGATGAAAAATGGTGGGTTCCGTCTCATCAGACAGTCTTACACGTGCTGGAACACGGCGGCCAAAGATGTCTGTCCGCGGGCAAATGGGTGAACAAGAAGGGTCTGTCTGTCCTGCGGACTCGCGCCCGCCTCAACGAGTGAAGTCCTGACAGGCTAGAGCGTGCATGAGCCTGGGGGACAGGACGGGGGGCGACCGgtcacagagagacacacaccgCGTGGCTCCAGCCTCGGAGGCCCCCGGGGTAGCCGAAGTCACACCCCGGAAAGCGGGAGGCTGGGGCTCGGGCGCTGGCCGTGGCGGATTGACAGAGCAGCGAGATGggagctggggcaggagcaggcgcAGCTAAACTCCTGAGCTGTGTGAGAAACGGTTCACGAGGAGGTCTTACATTACGCAAttctaccacattttttttaaaaaaaagatgtgatggAAGTTTGTCGTTCAAGATCCTTTAAGAGCCTGGTAAGCCGGTCAGCTGGGAGGCCACCACGGGGAGCGAGGGGCCGTCCCTGCGACCACACAGGCGAGGCCAGGccggggaaggggaagagggttCGGTTGGGACCCACAGACAGTGTCCCCACCAGAAGGGCGGTCCGGCCCCGGGCAGTCGGTGAGGCAGCTCTGAAACGGTGTGCCCATGAGCAAAGAGAACCCGTGGGGTGTTCCCACCAGCTCTGCCGACTGAGCACAGAGGAGCGGGCAGTGGGGGAACCGCGGAAACGAGGCCACCCACGCCCACCCCCGTGGCTCTGGAACCCCGCGAGGGGTGGATCAGGCAGAACATGAGAAGAGGCTGCCGGCTCGCCCCGTGGGCCCCCAGATCACCGGCACCAGACGCGCCCTACTGAGCCGGCGCTATGCCCCTCCCCCGCGTCAGTCCGGCGGCCGAGGGGAGGTTTGTCTTGGGAGTGACTCTGCCCTGGAGCAGTGAGGGCGACGTCTTTTCACATCTTTATGCTTTCCTGGTTCGTGTTTTCAAGTCATGCCTGTCCTGCGCCTCCCGGCAACCCCGCTCCCAGGCCTGCTCCCCCCACGGGGCGCCCCTCTCTGCCCCGGGTGCCCGGCGCCGGGTCACTCTGCCGCGTCCCCGGGCTGTCTACCCGCTTGTGTCCCGCGGGAGGACCCTGAGCGTGTCCTCTGGTTCCAGCTGCAGGTCAATTTGCTGTCCAAGTTTTTGCTGATCGCGAAGTCTTGCTACGAACAGAGGAACTTCGCGACCGCCATGCAGATCCTGGGAGGCCTGGAGCACCTGGCCGTGAGGCAGTGCCCTGTGAGTCGCCACGCGGAGCCGCGGGCTGCAGGCGGGCACGTGCGCACTGGCGCGGCCGTGGGGGCTCACCAGCGCTTTTGTTTCAGGCCTGGAGAATTCTACCCGCGAAGATAGCGGAGGTCATGGAGGAGCTGAAAGCCGTGGAGGTGCGGGCCCCGCGCTTCTGGGTTCCTGCCCCCCTGCGCCCTTGCGCCCCTGCGCCCCTGTGTCCCTGCGGACATTCTCGACGCATCTCCGGGGTCACCCTGCAGAGCCTGCTTCGGTGCCCCACGCCACCCCCGTCCCGAGTTGGCCTGGTCTTGCCCGTCTCCCCGCGGGGCAAAGACTGCAGGGCCAGGGCGCCAGGTACAGATGCCCAGAGGACCGGACCGGGCTTAGCTGACCCGCTGGCCTCCTTGCTTCTCTCAAAGTGCGGAGGCAGCCTCCCGAGGTCACGAGCAGGGAGACGCTGGAAGGCTTGGCGTTTCCCCAGAGGAGGCCCTAGGAGCCGACCGCTGCCCCAGACACCGCTCTCTGCAGGGCGGGAGGGCCGTGGTGTCCTCAGCTGACACCAGAAACAGGTCCCTAAAGTTGGGCCGCCTGGGTCACGGCGTCCTTCGGGCAGCTGGGTCACCCGGCTATTTTCTGGAGCCCAGAGAGAGTAAGTTAGGAAACAGGTTTGCCATTTCTGGTGGCAGGAAGTCTGAGGGGCGTCCACGTTCCCTGGTGTCTGCCAGCTTCAGACATCCGGACTTCCGACCCCCTCGTCCGAGGTACAGTGTGGACGGGATGCACATCAGGGCTGTGTAGCCTCCTTGCAGGGGCGATCCCAGCGCCAACCGGGGCTGCCTGAGCTGAGCGCCCCAGACTGACCTCTCCCCCGTCTCCCCCCGCCCACGCCCCTGGCTGGGCTCCCAGGTCTTCCTGAAGAGCGACAGCCTGTGTCTGATGGAAGGGAGGCGCTTCCGGGCACAGCCCACGCTGCCCTCGGCCCGCCTCCTGGCCATGCACGTGCAGCAGCTGGAGACCGGGGGCTTCACCATGACCAACGGCGCCCACCGGTGGAGCAAGCTCAGGTGAGGGGGTTCTGCTCCCCACAGCCCCACAGGACCCTCGCACCATCGGCACAGCACCCACAGCCAGTCCTCTGTCTGGTCCGGAGGTGCCACGGTTCCCCTGCCCGGCACCCCTGGGGGCCCGGGGGACCTGGGAGGTGCAGACTGGGGGCTGCTTGTGAAAACCACCACAGCGACCTCGGACAGAGGGTCATGTGCATCTCTGTCTTGGAAACCACACGCTGCCTCCAGCCCTCCTCTTCTGGGGGTCCCGGGCCTCAGTGGAGATGGCCCCCATATGTCACAGGCCTGGGCCAGCCTCTCTCCAGAGGCCTGCACCCCCACAGCCTCGGACACACCTGTTCTTCCACCCCTCGGCGCCAGCCACGCATGCAGACTGGTGAGGCCGGTCAGGCCACGGTCCAGCTGCACACCCCTTAGGGTCAGGGCAGACCTCAGGAGGCCCAGCCCGGGGGACCTGGAGCCCAGAGATTCCACTTCCTTCTGGCCACCAACTCAGTGTTTTGGGAGACGACACAGAGCACACTGGTCGTGGTCGCAGAATGGGAACTAACAATCAGAGGGAAGGCCACGACCCAGAAGGAGCAAGGGCAGAGGCGACTCTTCACTCTGTTTTAGGTCTGGGTGCACGTCAGGTCTGTGTTtgtctgagggagagagagacgggtggcggggaggggcagagagagagaatcccaagcaggctccatgcccagcgcagagccccatgcggggctcgatctcaggacctggacggagatcatgaccggagctgaaatcaggagtcggacacatcgctgactgagccacccaggtgccccacatgtttACCTTTTCATGACCAAAGTGCCGACCTTCAGACGGGAGGGGCTGTCTCTTTATCCTCAGCCAGGAGGAGAACATCTGTCTGCACAGCCCACGCCTCCCCGGGCAGAACTACCAACGTCTGCTTCGTGATCCCAGTTTTCTCGGATGACGCCCAAGGGCGTGCTGGTCACAGTCCCTCCGGCTCTCCGGGCAGGCGGGCCCCAGCTCACAGCCTTGGCCTGTACCCAGGGTGTACATACTTGGGTGACGGGGGCTCCTGATGTCCCTGAACACAGAGCAGGGGAGAAACACGTGCCCAGGGACCCCTGAGCACACCCTAAGTGACCCTGCGTCTGTCTGGCTCCTCTCCTCCGTCGGAGCCCGGGGGCTGACGCTGGGGTGTGTTCCTGTCAGAACCCTTCGCACCAACCAGGTGCGAAGCTTTTCAGCACAGCTTTTCAGTACATGTTTATGGACTGAAGAGTGGCCGCCTGGACCGACGGACGGAGGGATGGACAGAGGGTGGATGGGGGTGCAGGCGGGCAGACAGGCCTGAGTACTGAGATGAGGTTGGGCCTTgggaataaatacagaaaactcgGCCCAGAGTTTGCCCTGGAAGAGGCGTGGGTTGGATACTCCTGGGACACGCCGGGAACGGACCAGCCCGGGCTCGTGCGGACTGACGGCTCACTTCTTCTCCCTACGCAGAAACATAGCCAAGGTGGTGAGCCAGGTGCACGCGTTCCAGGAGAACCCCTACACGTTCGCGCCCGACCCCAAGCTGCAGTCCTACCTCAAGCAAAGAATTGCACGCTTCAGTGGGGCCGACATTTCCATTTTAGCCGCGGACAACAGGGCCTCCTTCCACCCGATCAGCAGCGAGAAGCACTCCCGGAAAATCCAGGACAAGTTACGGAGGATGAAGGCCACGTTTCAGTAACAGGAGCAGCGGGTCTGGCGTGGATCCCAAAGCGAGGACCGACCTGGGTAGAAGAGAGGCACCTGCTTGCTGTCCCAGGCCCGGAAGCCCCGGCGTCGCAGCTCCTGCCGCCATAGATGAGGGAGCCGGAGCCGGACAGCGCGGCGCAGGAGCTGGGGCTCAGCCGGGGCAGCAGGGTGCGTGCCCGGGGGGCACCGGGAGGCGGAGGCTCAAGGGCCAGTCTCAGCGGGAGAGGACAGGCTCCAGCGCAGATCGGGGTGTTTCTGCTAGTGTGAAActctattaaaaattaaacagaaatagAATAAGTGAACCCCCGGAGCCACACACCCACTCACACTTCTCAACTATAAACCCGCTCTCACCCAACTCTCCAGGGATCCTGCCCCCCAAAACTCCACACCTACCCACCCGGACTCAGAGCACTGTTTTCACGAGTCTGGCTTATGTCTGCTCAGCAGCCAAGGACCAAAATGACCTCTGACCCCCGTGCCAACCACAGGGTTCCAGGGGTTTCCAGAACCTTCCAGTGAGGCTACAAGTACCAACCTGGGTCCACATTCCTACTCCATGCCCAGACCTGCCCCCAACACTccaacctcctcctccttcccactcaGACCCAAACTCCCCCCGCCCTCTCCCAGACCCTTCTGCATACCCCAGACGTCCCCTCCAGACCccgctcccccaaccccccttccGGACCCCTCTAGGGGCCCAGCTCAGCTCATCCCCATTCCAGCGTACGTGGGGGTACCTGAGTTTTGCAGGCCCTGTCCCAGCAGGCCTGACGGGGTCTCGGCCTGACCCAGCCCCACGCCGGCAGCCCCCAGTGCCCGTGGCCCCGCGGACCCTCCGGCCTTGCCAACCCCCCGCCACTTAGAACCGCTCTGGGGAAGGCCTgctgggctctgcttcccagccAAGCGCACAGGACACAGACTCAAGCCTCAGGGGCCCTGGGCTCAGGCCTAGCGGCCACGCCATCCACCTCAGCAgccccgcccgccccgcgcccAGGCTCTGCtcacctgctccctgctctgtcgGCACGGCGGCGGCAATGACCTTTGCCGCTTGGACGGCACCAGGCTCTTCCCCCAGGGCTCCGTTCCCCATCAGCCGGCGTTGGGcgtctttctgctcagcaggtgaAAGGCGCCCTTGGCCAGGGCACCAGGGCCAGGACGGTGTGGCGGATGGTGCGAAGGACAGTGCGGTCGCATCCCTCGCGCCCGGGAGCTCAGACCCTGGGCACCCCTCCGGGCACCAACGCTCTACGTTGCAAATGGCTGGGAGACCCCAGGTGGCTCTCTCATTCCGGAGTCAGGGATTCTCTGGACCGCACAGCCGGTGGGGTCTCCGGACGGCGCAGCCGGTGGGGTCTCCGGACGGCTGCTCCTTGTGCTGCTCCTTGTGCTCAGGCACTGAGTCTGCCACCTCGGGCTGGTTCCCAGAGATCGTCCAGAACAGAGGAGGGACCCCGTGCTCTAGCCGTGCAGACGTGGGTCTGGCCTTCGTGCGACGTTTGGGGTCTCACTGAGCAACACCTACGTCCTCAGACGCAGACCTGAACACAGGTGGTGTCACTGAGCCGGAAACTGAGTCAGCGTCTGGCGCAAACACTCCAGTCCTAACGACTCCTTCACGGGGAAGTGACTGGGCTTCAGCTTAAGCACGACCGTCGGCATGTCGCCCGAATGTCACCGGCACCGATTTCTGAATAAAATCATTTCTACCGACGGCTTCCGTGGGCCTTATTTTGTCTGTCTCCAAAGTGAGCCTTGCTTTGGGGTCAGGGTGGGCTCCTTCACGGCCAGAGACAGCTCCAGGTGCTCACGAAGGCGCCAAGGGACAAGAAGTCCCAGCCACAGCCAGGCCCTTGGGTGTCACGGACAAGGCCAGATCAGATCAGATTCACTGAACTCAGGGCCCACCACAACCAAACCCCGGAGCCCCCAGGCCTGTGAGCAAGCGGACTTGTTCTGTGGCTGCTGGAAACGTTACCTGCAAACCACCCAAAACAGCTGAGCCACTAAGGCCTCACCGCACACCATCCCAGAGCTCCTCTGCCCCAGACTCTGCCCAGCCCCAGCCAGTTCCCAGTGGCAGGCCCCGCACCGCAGCAGGCCACCAACCTCACCCAGAGCCTAAGGGCAGGGccgcctgccccctccctccccagggcaaGGCAGGGCTGTTCCCTCGAGGCCCGCACTGTGAAGGGTCCTGATAGACAAGCTCGGGACTGGGGGGCGCTGCAAAAGGAGGGGTGGAAGGCCAGGGGTTCAAAGACTTTGGGGACCTAAATGGTCAGTGTGCTCTGAGGCAGAATCACCTGGGGACGTCCCTGTGATGAGTGAGGAAGCCCTCCGCGGGCCAGGGCGGTCCCAGAAGAGTAAAATCTCTTGCACAGTGGCGGCCTCCTTTAGGTGGTTCTGGGGTCCCCGTGGTGGGCGGGTGGGTGGCTTCGGTCCTCACCCACTTTCAGGTCACTGAACCCTGGTGTCTCTTCCTTCCTGAGCCGTGAGGAAGGCCACGCAGACCAGGGTCTCCCTCCACTTCACTAGTCTAATCAAATCGGTGGGCTTTCCTTTAGGTGACCTGACAGCTCATGACGCCTCAGGACCCCAATGAGGCATGCGTCCCAGGTCCCACCACCACGTCGTCCCCCTACTCCAGATGGAGGCTTGCTCGGTGCCCCGATGCTCTGGGGGCGGCCCCCCCATGCGCGACGTCTGACCACCCCCGAGACTGCCACGCTGTGAAAGCCCCAGGTAGCCCTAGTGGGCTGAGCGGAGATGCAGAGCGACATATGGCCTGCCGGCCCAAGAGCCGCCTTCTAGAGAAAGCCCGTGGAGCCCCAGGCCCGGCCCGGGAAATGGCGCCCAGTCAGAAGGGAACGCCCAGCAGCCGGCCGCGGGCTCCCAGGTCCGCCACAGAATCAGCAGCGCAACTGCCCAGCGCTCGGCTTCCTCCGTGCCGACCCTCAGTCGTCCGCTGTGTGCTGCGCGGTgcgtgggctctctgctcccggACGGGCTTCTGGTCTGTGTGAGGGGCCCCGTCCGTGGGCCCGCCCGCCAGCGTGCCCTGCAGATGGGAGGTTTGGGGTCGCTTCCTAGGGCTGCTACTGCTGTTTGAAGCCCGCTCTACAGGAGTGGGGGCTCTCGGGGGCACACGGTGCCAGGGGCTGCCCCATCTCTTTACCCACCTGCCAACCCTTTGGGGGGCCGACCTACGTCACCGTGGGAAACATTAGTTTGAAGAGAAAGGGTGCGGCCAAAGACCACAGAGGACCACACTCCAGCCAGTGGGCTGACTTCTCGCTGGAGTCCGGATGAGCAATCTCAAAGCTCCCTTGCCTACGCACGAGGGCTTGTCAATAAGTAAGCACATCGCGGATGAGGTTGCCAGCCTCCTGTCAGAGAAGGAGCCCCTCTGATCTGTACCCCCAGATGCCAGCAGCACCCCCAAGTCGTGTCCACTCATGTCTCCACACCTGCCCAGATAGACCCTGGAGGGGAACTATTCCCCCGGAGAACCAGTGCTTGGGAGCAGTGACACCCCAGAAGCGTCAGGCACACCTGATATTCAGATcccattttccaaaagaaaggatCCAGAGATTTTTGGAGAAATGGCGGAATGGCTGATTTTAGGGCTGGAGTGGAAAAAGTCCAAGATGAATGGAAGAATCTGGTAGTGCCGCAAAGCAAAGATGTGCCAGGGGCAGGGGTAGAGCATGTCACAAGGACaaggacaggggcacctgtgtggctcagtccttaagcatctgtcttctgctcaggtcatgatcccaggatcccgggattgagccctgcatcaggctccctgctcagcggtgggaagcctgcttctccctctctcgctgtctctctctctctgtcaaataaataaataaaatctttaaaaaaaaaaaaaaggacacaaaacaagagggaaaggggaaaagagctGGGGTGATCGGAGCCCCTACACGTGACAGCACGGGACTGCCCCAGGAACAGAACACCCGCAAGTCCCCTGAACAGGAAGAATTACAGGAGATTCCCGAACAACACATGTACGTGTCCCCCCCAAGTGCGGCCTGGTGACCCGGGGGTGGGGCGCCCCTGGTGACTGGCCGCAGCTGCAGGGCAGGAGGGAAGTGGAGAGAGGCACTGCTTGGACTCCTGGGTCTTCTTCCCAAAAGCCCATAACCCCGGGCTAATCATGAGAAGGCACCTGACAAACCCAACTAGAGGGACACCCGTAAAGCACCTAACAGTGTCCTGGAGGTGTCAAGAACGCGGAAGAAGAGTGAGCTGCTGCCCGGGGCCGGAGGGGACAAAGGAGGCAGGACGACCAAACGCAGAGCAGTACCCAAGAccaggtctggggcaggaaggacATGTCTGCGAAACCCGGGGAACCCTGGAAAAACCCAAATGCAGTCTGCGGCTCAGCCGATGGTGCCGTGCCCACGAGCTTCTCAGCTTGACAAAGGTGCCGTGGTCCCAAGGGACGCTCATTGTAAGGGACGCCTCCTCCCCacctgtaaatctaaaactgtccCAGACTAAGACTGCTAGGCCTAGTACGCAAAATACAAGCAAGTTTTGTTTACTGCTGTATTCGACGACCGTGCTAAATTCATTGACTAATTCTAACAATGTGCTTTGCAGATTGTTTCGTATTTTCCATGTTTAcaatcatatcacctgcaaataACGAtgttttcacttcttcctttccaatctttaTAAACCTTactcctttttcttgtcttattgctcTGGCTAGACTTCTAGAACAACGTCGAACAGAACCAGGATGCTGGGCACCACCCTAACCCTAATCGCAGGGGGCAAGGCTCAACCTTCTGCGAGTCACGACGTGAGCCGTAGCTGCTCTTCATCAGAATAAATTCGTGTTTCCTCCGAAGCGTGCGTGTGAGTGAGGACCCCGGGCCGGAACACCGGTCGTAAGTCCGCGGGGACGACCCTCAGCGGGCGGCACGCAGCGGCGACCACACCTCCCGCGCGCACTCGGGCACCACCGCACGTGGGGGCGGGGCCCGCACACCTCCGCCTCCGCGAACCGCAGGCCCGGACGCGCCTAAGGCAAAAGGGAGGGGCGCGGGGGCGCCTCCCGGAGCTGGAATGTTCCACCGCTCGCTCTCGGGGCGGTGAAAGGGCACGGCACATGCGTAAAAACCGATCGACCCTTGCGCGCCTGAGGCGAGCGGCCGTATCCCTTTGCGCCTCGGAGCCAGAGTTTGAAAAGGGCCGCCCTGAGGTTTAGCAGGTCGTCCCGGGTCAGGGCCCCGGCCGGCCCAAGTTGAAGTCGGCGGacagcgggggcggggcggggcggggcggggcgcgcgggggcggGCGGCGTAGACCCGCGCGGGCTCCGGCTCCCGCTCCCTCTCCAGCGAGCTCGCACCCTCGGAGCGCGTGTGGGCGGCTTCTCTCCGGCCGCCGCTGCGACCCCGCGAGCTCCGCCGGCCCCGGGATGTTGCTCCGGCCGCGGCGgccgcccccgcccgcgccccccgcGCCGGCATCGCCAGCCAGCCCGGACCCCGAGCCGCGGCCGGCCGGGGGCGCGCCGGGAACCCCGCCGGGGCGGCCCGCCTCCCCCGGCGCGCTGGCGGCGTCCGCGTCCCCCGGGTCCCCCGGCCTCCCCGGGTCGCCCGTGTCCCCGGGCTCGGCGCAGCGCACGCCCTGGAGCGCCCGCGAGACGGAGCTGCTGCTGGGCACGCTGCTGCAGCCGGCCGTGTGGCGCGCGCTGCTGCTGGACCGCCGCCAGGCGCTGCCCACCTACCGCCGCGTGTCGGCCGCGCTGGCCCGCCAGCAGGTGCGGCGCACCCCCGCGCAGTGCCGCCGCCGCTACAAGTTCCTCAAGGACAAGCTCCGCGACGCGCAGGGCCAGCCGCCCGGGCCCTTCGACGCGCAGATCCGCGAGCTCATGGGGCTGCTGGGCGACAACGGACACCGACGCGGCGGCCGCCGCCGCTCCCCGGGGCCCGGGCGCCCCCCGCGCGGACGCCGCCCGGCCCCCGCCGCGCCCCTCTCGCCCGCCGAGCCAGGTAAGCGGGCGGGGCCCCGGGAGCGGAgagggccggggggagggggtgcctggcgCGCCGgccggtggggggaggggaggaatgggGGTCGGGGGCTCCGGGGCGTGAGGGTGGCGGCGGGCGCGCCTCGAGACCCCGGCCCGACGGTGCCGCCGCGTTCCAGACGTCCTGCCGCCGCCGGCCACGCGCGGCCCCGACGCGGACCGGGCCTGGACGCTCAGGTTCAGCCCGACCCCGCCCAAGTCTGCGGACGCCCCTCGAGCTCCCGGCTCCCCGACGGCGCTCTCCACGGCAGGCCCCGCGCCGGGCCGGCCCGAGGACCACCGCGCGCCTTTCCGCGCTCCGGGATCCCCGCCGCCGCCGGTCCTGGACCCCGCCCGGGAGGACCCAGACTCGCCGCCCAGCCGCCCGGAGGACCACGCGCCCCCGCAGTCCGCGCCCCCGTCGCTGAACGCCGCCCTTCTGCAGACCCTGGGCCACCTGGGCGACATCGTGGCCATCCTAGGCCCCCTGCGGGACCAGCTGCTGACCCTGAACCAGCACGTGGAGCAGCTGCGCGGCTCCTTCGACCAGACCGTGTCCTTGGCCGTGGGCTTCATCTTAGGCAGCGCCGCGGCCGAGCGAGGGGTCCTAGCCGACCCCCGAGAGTGAGGCCTGGCCTGCACCCGTTCCTTCTGTAGCACCGTGTCCCCTCTGCCCTGACCTCACCCTGTGACCC includes these proteins:
- the UTF1 gene encoding undifferentiated embryonic cell transcription factor 1 is translated as MLLRPRRPPPPAPPAPASPASPDPEPRPAGGAPGTPPGRPASPGALAASASPGSPGLPGSPVSPGSAQRTPWSARETELLLGTLLQPAVWRALLLDRRQALPTYRRVSAALARQQVRRTPAQCRRRYKFLKDKLRDAQGQPPGPFDAQIRELMGLLGDNGHRRGGRRRSPGPGRPPRGRRPAPAAPLSPAEPDVLPPPATRGPDADRAWTLRFSPTPPKSADAPRAPGSPTALSTAGPAPGRPEDHRAPFRAPGSPPPPVLDPAREDPDSPPSRPEDHAPPQSAPPSLNAALLQTLGHLGDIVAILGPLRDQLLTLNQHVEQLRGSFDQTVSLAVGFILGSAAAERGVLADPRE